GCTGCGAAAGGATGGGGATTAATTTATGGATAAAGGCCTCTTTCAAATTCAGATAGGAGAAGCCATAGCGAATAGCGCGACGTAAAATGCGACGGATAACATAGCCCGCCCCATTGTTGGAAGGTAATTGTCCATCCGCAATAGCGAAGGCAACAGCCCGCACGTGGTCAGCAATTACACGTAGTGCGATATCGCTTTTTTCTGCCGTACCGTAAGTAATGCCGCTTAATTCACTTAAACGAGTAATTAAGGGTTGGAATACATCCGTATCGTAATTGGATTGCTTGCCTTGCAGGGCCATGCACAAACGCTCGAAGCCCATTCCGGTATCCACGTGTTTGGCTGGAAGCGCTTTTAAGGCACCATCCGCCTGACGGTTAAATTCCATGAATACCAGGTTCCAGATTTCCACCACTTGGGGGTGATCTTGATTTACCAGGCTGGCACCTTCTACCTTGGCACGCTCTTCATTGGAGCGTAAATCCATATGGATCTCAGAACAAGGTCCACAAGGACCAGTGGCGCCCATTTCCCAGAAATTATCTTTTTTGTTGCCATTTAGGATACGCTCCTGTGGAACATAGGCTTTCCAGGCATTAGCCGCATCATCGTCGCGCTCCAGGTTTTCGGAGGCATCGCCTTCAAAAACGGTGACATATAAACGCTCTTGGTCGAGGCCATAAACTTCAGTGAGGAGTTCCCAAGCCCAGGCAATTGCTTCGGTTTTAAAATAATCACCAAAGCTCCAGTTGCCCAGCATTTCGAACATGGTATGGTGGTAGGTATCATGACCTACTTCTTCCAAATCATTGTGTTTTCCGCTTACCCGCAAACATTTTTGGGTATCGGTAATTCGGGAGCTGCTGGGTTGACGGTTCCCTAAAAAGGCTTCTTTAAATTGATTCATCCCGGCATTGGTAAACATCAGGGTGGGATCCCCTTTAATTACCATCGGTGCCGAAGGAACTACTTCGTGTCCCTTATTTTGGAAAAAGTCTAAAAATTGCTGGCGAATCTCCTTCGCTGTCCAGGACTTATCTTGAGCCATAGGAATTACACAAGATTGTGTTTATTATATTATTGCAACTTTGCATTGAGATAGAGCTTTGCAGTAACTTGCAATTCTTCTCAAATGATGGCCAAAATTAAGGAATATGGCGAAGGTCAAGTACTATTACGACCCTAAAACACTTTCGTACCGTAAAATTGAAAAGACGCCTGCTTATCGCTTGCGTCGTAGTCTATTTTATCTGACCTCTATCCTTTTGACCAGTGTCTTGCTCTATATGGTGGCGGATAGTTTTATTGACTCCCCCAAAGAGAAGCGTTTGCGTCGGGAATTGGATAATATGAAGATTCAGTATTCCATCCTCAACGAGCGTTTTGATCAGGTTTCGGATGTTTTGGATGATCTGCAAGAGCGTGATGATAATATTTACCGGACCATTTTCGAAGCGGAACCGATTCCTAATTCGGTGCGTCAAGCAGGATTTGGGGGTGCTAATCGCTACAAGAAATTAGAAGGATTTGAAAATTCTGAATTAATTAAATCTACGGCCAGTCGCTTGGATCGTATCACCAAAGAAGTGTACGTTCAAAGTAAATCTTTCGATGAGATTGTAGAGTTGGCCAAGGATAAATCCGAATTTTTAGCCAGTATTCCAGCTATTCAGCCCGTGGCTAACGAGGATCTAAAGCGGATGGCTTCTGGTTATGGATGGCGTACTGACCCCTTTACCAAGACTCGTAAATATCACCATGGTATGGACTTCTCGGCTGAGACTGGTACTCCGGTTTATGCTACAGGTGATGGAGAAGTAATTCGTGCAGATAGCAAATCCAGTGGCTTTGGCCGTCATATCCGGATTGATCACGGCTATGGATACATTACTATCTATGCCCACTTGAATGATTACAATATTCGTGTTGGTCAAAAAGTGAAGCGTGGCGATTTAATTGGCTTTGTAGGGAATACCGGGCGATCACGCGGACCTCACTTGCATTATGAAGTGCATTTGAATGGTGAGCGTTTAAATCCGGTGAACTTCTACTATGGCGAATTAACGGCCGAAGAATTCAGTCGCTTGATTGAAATGGCCAGTCAAACTAACCAATCCTTTGACTAATGGACGAGGGTTTCGACGAAGAAAAGCGCTATTACAGCATTGGCGAAGTAGCCGCCTTATTTGAGGTGAATACTTCCTTGATCCGCTTTTGGGAAAAGGAATTTGAGATCCTTAAGCCTAAGAAAAATAAGAAGGGAAACCGCTTGTTTACGCCGCGGGACTTGCAAAACCTTAAGGTGATTCATCATTTGGTGAAGGAGCGGGGTTTTACCCTCAAAGGCGCGAAAGCCAAGTTGAAGGAGAATCGAGAGGATACTGCCCGCATTGCGGAGGCGGTAGAAAAGCTGAAGATGATTAAGCAGGCTCTGGGTGAAATTCGCCGGGACCTGGATACAGGCCCCGACGAATAAATGGCTTAGTAGGACCAGCGATAACGCAATCCTGCCTGCAGCCATAAGCCGGGCATTTCTACATTACCACGATCAAAGTATTTCTTGTTCAAGAGATTTTGTCCTTTCAAGGAAAGGGTGAAATCATGGATTTGATAATCCAAACTAGCGTTCACTAAAAAAACATCAGGATAGTCAGTAAGATCTCCGGTATTCGCTTCGCGGTATTGCCCTTGACGATCTTGATAGCTGAGGAAATAATGTAAGCTGAGTTTTTTGCTAATACGGTGCCCCACACGTAAGGTGATTTTATGGCGCAGGTGATCAAATACATAGAGAGATCGGTATACCTTATCCTTACTGGGACTACTGCTTTGCAGATAGGTGTAACTCAATTCAGCGAAGTTTAAAGCCAGAAAACTATTTTCAGGATTTAAGTTTTTACGCAGGCTGAATTCGCCTCCCATAAAGTTAACTTCTGAGGTGTTGCCGGCAATTAAATCACAGGTATCGCAGGCTTGGGTCCAGTCGATGATATTCTGTCCATTGCGATAGAAAGCGCTCACATTGCCATACCAATCATAACCAAAGAAGCGGTAACCTGCCTCATAATTGTAAGATTCTTCTTCCTGTAAATCCTGGCTTCCACGTGCACCTCCTAATCGATAATAAAGGTCCGTGTAGGAAGGAAAGCGGAAGGAGCGATTAAAGCTGGTATACACCTTATGTGATTTCCCTAAACGTAAACCGGCATTTAAAGCTGGGTATAGACCAAAGCCGAAATCGGTGTTATAGTTGGCCTGCAAGGCAGCACTTATTTGCCATTGCTTGATGCGGAACAAATGCTGGCCAGAGAGTGAAAGGTTTTGGCGTTCGGCTCCTAAATAGTAAGCACCGCGGCTATTGTTAATCGGGATGAAATCACTGAGGCTATCTCCCAAATTATTGCTTCGAACC
The Croceimicrobium hydrocarbonivorans genome window above contains:
- a CDS encoding M23 family metallopeptidase, with product MAKVKYYYDPKTLSYRKIEKTPAYRLRRSLFYLTSILLTSVLLYMVADSFIDSPKEKRLRRELDNMKIQYSILNERFDQVSDVLDDLQERDDNIYRTIFEAEPIPNSVRQAGFGGANRYKKLEGFENSELIKSTASRLDRITKEVYVQSKSFDEIVELAKDKSEFLASIPAIQPVANEDLKRMASGYGWRTDPFTKTRKYHHGMDFSAETGTPVYATGDGEVIRADSKSSGFGRHIRIDHGYGYITIYAHLNDYNIRVGQKVKRGDLIGFVGNTGRSRGPHLHYEVHLNGERLNPVNFYYGELTAEEFSRLIEMASQTNQSFD
- a CDS encoding MerR family transcriptional regulator, yielding MDEGFDEEKRYYSIGEVAALFEVNTSLIRFWEKEFEILKPKKNKKGNRLFTPRDLQNLKVIHHLVKERGFTLKGAKAKLKENREDTARIAEAVEKLKMIKQALGEIRRDLDTGPDE